In one Crocinitomicaceae bacterium genomic region, the following are encoded:
- a CDS encoding acyl-CoA carboxylase subunit beta has product MSSKLETLLKKREAALKGGGEKRIEGQHAKGKLTARERISLLLDEETFEEIGQFAEHRSSNFGLDKQIFPGDGVVTGYGKVHGRPVYVFAQDFTVFGGSLAEIHAKKIVRIMDLALQNGIPLIGLNDSGGARIQEGVVSLAGYADIFYRNTIASGVIPQISAIMGPCAGGAVYSPALTDFTYMVEGSSFMFVTGPNVVKTVTHEEVSSEELGGASTHSQKSGVAHFAVANDLQCINDIKKLLSYLPQNCEEQSPKYPYSGGADEREELNKIIPENANQPYDMKAVIHEIVDENSFYEVHQNFAQNIVVGFAFLEGKSIGIVANQPAYLAGVLDIESSNKAARFVRFCDSFNIPILVLEDVPGFLPGTDQEWNGIISNGAKLLYAFCEATVPRVTVITRKAYGGAYDVMNSKHIGADMNYAWPTAEIAVMGAKGAAEIIFKKEIDEAKDPAAKLLEKEREYADLFANPYNAAAHGFIDEVILPSDTRKKLIRAFDMLKNKVAHLPKKKHGNIPL; this is encoded by the coding sequence ATGTCATCAAAACTGGAAACACTTTTAAAAAAACGTGAAGCTGCTTTAAAGGGCGGAGGAGAGAAACGTATTGAAGGGCAACACGCCAAAGGAAAGCTAACAGCACGTGAAAGAATTAGTCTTTTGCTTGATGAAGAAACCTTTGAAGAAATTGGACAATTTGCTGAACATCGCTCCAGTAATTTTGGATTAGATAAACAAATATTTCCGGGTGACGGTGTTGTTACAGGTTATGGAAAAGTACATGGACGACCGGTGTATGTTTTTGCACAAGATTTCACTGTTTTTGGAGGTTCACTAGCTGAAATACACGCCAAAAAAATTGTGCGCATCATGGATTTAGCTTTACAAAACGGTATTCCGCTCATTGGGTTGAATGATTCTGGCGGAGCAAGAATTCAAGAAGGCGTTGTTTCATTAGCCGGTTATGCAGATATTTTTTACAGAAATACCATTGCATCAGGTGTTATACCACAAATATCAGCCATCATGGGGCCGTGCGCAGGGGGTGCAGTTTATTCACCTGCACTTACTGATTTTACCTACATGGTTGAAGGATCATCGTTTATGTTTGTAACCGGACCCAACGTGGTAAAAACAGTAACGCATGAAGAGGTAAGTTCAGAAGAATTGGGTGGTGCATCTACTCATTCGCAAAAATCAGGTGTTGCACATTTTGCAGTGGCCAATGATTTACAGTGCATCAATGACATTAAAAAATTATTGTCGTACTTACCGCAGAATTGTGAAGAGCAATCTCCAAAATATCCTTATTCAGGCGGTGCAGATGAGCGTGAAGAACTGAATAAAATCATTCCTGAAAATGCCAATCAACCCTATGACATGAAAGCTGTAATTCATGAAATTGTGGACGAAAACTCTTTTTACGAAGTGCATCAAAATTTTGCTCAAAACATTGTGGTAGGTTTTGCATTTTTAGAAGGAAAAAGTATAGGTATTGTTGCTAATCAACCTGCTTATCTTGCTGGAGTTTTAGACATTGAATCATCTAACAAGGCGGCGCGTTTTGTGCGGTTTTGTGACTCGTTCAATATCCCAATTCTGGTATTGGAAGATGTGCCGGGATTTTTACCTGGAACTGATCAGGAATGGAACGGCATCATCAGCAATGGAGCAAAATTATTGTATGCTTTTTGTGAAGCAACCGTGCCAAGAGTTACGGTAATTACGCGCAAAGCTTATGGTGGGGCGTATGATGTAATGAATTCAAAACACATTGGTGCTGACATGAACTATGCTTGGCCAACAGCAGAAATTGCGGTGATGGGTGCAAAAGGTGCGGCTGAAATAATCTTCAAAAAAGAAATTGATGAAGCGAAAGATCCGGCTGCAAAATTGCTTGAAAAAGAAAGGGAATATGCAGACCTGTTTGCAAACCCTTACAACGCTGCAGCTCACGGCTTCATTGATGAAGTAATTTTACCTTCTGACACGCGCAAAAAATTGATACGCGCCTTTGATATGTTGAAGAATAAAGTTGCGCATTTACCTAAGAAAAAGCACGGAAATATTCCGCTTTAA